Proteins from a single region of Shinella zoogloeoides:
- a CDS encoding transglycosylase SLT domain-containing protein, which translates to MKATSRKPLLALLAASLGALAASISDASAAVGTCEREILAAAAKYDIPAGILYSVGLTETGRKGSLQPYALNVEGKAYFGGSREEALRTFEAARASGAKLIDLGCMQINHHFHGDQFASPAEMFDPHKNVEYAAAFLARLHARHETWTMAVARYHAGPNNDPAQKRYVCRVIANLVATGYGSWTPNAKAFCQ; encoded by the coding sequence ATGAAGGCAACGTCACGGAAACCGCTGCTGGCCTTGCTGGCGGCCAGTCTGGGCGCTCTGGCGGCGTCTATCTCTGACGCCTCGGCCGCCGTCGGCACCTGCGAGCGGGAAATCCTCGCCGCAGCCGCCAAATACGACATTCCCGCCGGTATCCTCTATTCGGTCGGCCTTACCGAGACCGGCCGGAAGGGATCGCTCCAGCCCTATGCCCTGAACGTGGAGGGCAAGGCCTATTTCGGCGGGAGCCGGGAGGAGGCGCTGCGCACCTTCGAGGCGGCGCGGGCGAGTGGTGCGAAGCTGATCGACCTCGGCTGCATGCAGATCAACCACCACTTCCATGGCGACCAGTTCGCCTCGCCCGCCGAGATGTTCGACCCGCACAAGAACGTCGAATATGCGGCGGCATTCCTGGCCCGCCTGCATGCCCGGCACGAGACATGGACCATGGCCGTCGCACGCTACCATGCCGGCCCCAACAACGACCCCGCGCAGAAGCGCTATGTCTGCCGGGTGATCGCCAATCTCGTCGCCACGGGCTACGGAAGCTGGACACCGAACGCGAAAGCGTTCTGCCAATAA
- the fliK gene encoding flagellar hook-length control protein FliK has product MSTIGSGVLGAVQAEAPTKGKAGHGKAGEASGGGDFAMAVESLRSRDGEGGRLSISGNGDRAGGAGAKAGHRDAQALAEALGKAGGDVLEEGKSSLDGKTRGAAQAGGRTRMEGHEAAGNTEATEGEVDPNASVAGETDVGNLLDLLATPNAALPHAGANGAAAFGIAPEGKIQSAGKTAAKADMAGKADAADTVEADGGEVPQSETDKLFRLIRADGKGRDLDVSIGDERASFRDASPTGPKGETVTVVDSRRYIGLAQAGNAAAVTSAITQDPEWTASLSATGGLSHSEAAATGKVVNTLKIQMHPIELGLVTATLRLHGDELVVSLQVETGEAYRQLADDQDAIVRALRGHGFAVDQVSVQLAPADRSAGTQGDGQGQQAQQQFSSQPQAREGGNGRGQRGDEGAGTFGREGRSHEGNVTETAAGLAGGQSGRSGGVYL; this is encoded by the coding sequence TTGAGCACCATCGGCAGCGGGGTTCTGGGCGCCGTTCAGGCAGAGGCGCCAACCAAGGGCAAGGCCGGCCACGGCAAGGCGGGCGAGGCATCCGGCGGCGGCGATTTCGCCATGGCGGTCGAGAGCCTTCGTTCCCGGGACGGGGAGGGCGGCCGCCTGTCGATCTCGGGTAATGGCGATCGGGCGGGCGGCGCAGGGGCCAAGGCCGGTCATCGCGACGCGCAGGCCCTTGCCGAAGCGCTGGGCAAGGCCGGCGGCGATGTTCTGGAAGAGGGGAAGTCTTCGCTCGACGGGAAGACCAGAGGCGCGGCGCAAGCCGGCGGCAGGACCCGCATGGAAGGTCATGAGGCGGCGGGAAATACCGAAGCGACCGAGGGTGAGGTCGATCCGAACGCGTCGGTGGCCGGCGAAACGGATGTCGGCAATCTTCTCGACCTGCTAGCGACACCGAACGCGGCCTTGCCGCATGCCGGCGCCAATGGCGCGGCCGCCTTCGGCATCGCACCGGAGGGTAAGATCCAGTCCGCCGGCAAGACGGCGGCCAAGGCCGACATGGCCGGCAAGGCGGATGCGGCCGATACCGTCGAGGCGGATGGCGGCGAGGTGCCGCAATCGGAGACTGACAAGCTCTTCCGCCTCATCCGGGCGGATGGCAAGGGCCGCGATCTCGATGTGAGCATCGGCGACGAGCGTGCGTCCTTCCGCGACGCCAGCCCCACCGGACCGAAGGGCGAGACGGTGACGGTGGTCGATTCCCGCCGCTATATCGGCCTCGCGCAGGCCGGCAATGCGGCGGCGGTGACGAGCGCCATCACGCAGGACCCCGAATGGACCGCCTCGCTCAGCGCGACGGGCGGCCTCAGCCATTCGGAAGCGGCGGCGACCGGCAAGGTGGTCAACACGCTCAAGATTCAGATGCACCCGATCGAGCTTGGCCTCGTGACGGCGACGCTGCGCCTGCATGGCGACGAGCTGGTCGTCTCGCTGCAGGTGGAGACGGGCGAAGCCTACCGCCAGCTTGCCGACGATCAGGACGCCATCGTGCGGGCCTTGCGCGGCCATGGCTTTGCGGTGGATCAGGTCTCCGTGCAGCTTGCGCCGGCCGATCGCAGCGCCGGCACGCAGGGCGACGGGCAGGGCCAGCAGGCCCAGCAGCAATTCTCCAGCCAGCCGCAGGCCCGCGAGGGCGGCAACGGCCGCGGACAACGCGGTGACGAAGGCGCAGGCACGTTCGGACGCGAGGGAAGGTCCCATGAAGGCAACGTCACGGAAACCGCTGCTGGCCTTGCTGGCGGCCAGTCTGGGCGCTCTGGCGGCGTCTATCTCTGA
- a CDS encoding MotB family protein translates to MSEGENHHHGKNEIIIVKRHGDHEGDHHAAAWKIAYADFMTAMMAFFLVMWLVNAANEETKASVASYFNPIKLTDDKPADKSVKKPANSKEGEATQDKSKEQGQQQASGNGAEKGKDENTTAGEETKYSEADFFSNPYSVLSEIAQEVGQQANVSAKGEGGAASSGPATGASGGEAYRDPFDPDFWTQQVEISEATSAGSETKAQEGKPGQQTMAAVDADRTVEEALAKADAEEAVKKAEEDRHEADKKADEAEKAKKDKDADALKKQIAQEIGAVGKLAEGLSVTPAEGGLLVSLTDQLDTTMFNVGSAVPRQEMVLAMEKIGKILEGKPGAIAIRGHTDARPFAGGKNDNWRLSLDRAQSAYYMLVRGGLEEKRVSQVTGFADRRLKVPADPMAAANRRIEILIQSEGG, encoded by the coding sequence ATGAGCGAAGGCGAAAATCACCACCACGGCAAGAACGAGATCATCATCGTCAAGCGACATGGCGATCACGAGGGCGACCACCATGCGGCTGCCTGGAAGATCGCCTATGCCGATTTCATGACGGCCATGATGGCGTTCTTCCTCGTCATGTGGCTCGTCAATGCCGCCAACGAGGAGACCAAGGCGTCGGTCGCCTCCTATTTCAATCCGATCAAGCTGACGGACGACAAGCCGGCGGACAAATCCGTGAAGAAACCCGCCAACAGCAAGGAAGGCGAGGCGACGCAGGACAAGTCCAAGGAGCAGGGCCAGCAGCAGGCGAGCGGCAACGGCGCGGAAAAGGGCAAGGACGAGAACACCACGGCCGGTGAGGAAACGAAATATTCCGAGGCCGACTTCTTCTCCAATCCCTATTCGGTGCTGTCCGAGATCGCGCAGGAAGTCGGCCAGCAGGCCAATGTCAGCGCCAAGGGCGAGGGCGGCGCGGCCAGCTCCGGCCCGGCCACCGGCGCCAGCGGCGGCGAGGCCTATCGCGACCCGTTCGATCCCGATTTCTGGACGCAGCAGGTCGAAATCTCCGAGGCGACCAGCGCCGGCAGCGAGACCAAGGCGCAGGAAGGCAAGCCCGGCCAGCAGACGATGGCGGCGGTCGATGCCGACAGGACGGTCGAGGAGGCGCTTGCCAAGGCGGATGCCGAAGAGGCCGTGAAGAAGGCCGAGGAAGACAGGCACGAGGCGGACAAGAAGGCCGACGAGGCTGAGAAGGCGAAGAAGGACAAGGATGCCGACGCGCTGAAGAAGCAGATCGCGCAGGAGATCGGCGCTGTCGGCAAGCTTGCCGAGGGCCTCAGCGTCACCCCCGCCGAAGGCGGCCTCCTCGTCAGCCTCACCGACCAGCTCGACACGACCATGTTCAATGTCGGCTCGGCCGTGCCGCGACAGGAAATGGTGCTCGCCATGGAGAAGATCGGCAAGATCCTCGAAGGCAAGCCCGGTGCCATCGCCATTCGCGGCCATACGGACGCGCGCCCCTTCGCCGGCGGCAAGAACGACAACTGGCGTCTTTCCCTCGACCGTGCGCAGAGCGCCTATTATATGCTGGTGCGCGGCGGCCTCGAGGAGAAGCGCGTCAGCCAGGTCACAGGCTTTGCCGACCGCCGCCTGAAGGTGCCGGCCGATCCGATGGCCGCCGCCAACCGCCGCATCGAAATCCTCATCCAGTCCGAGGGCGGCTGA
- the motC gene encoding chemotaxis protein MotC — protein MGFLRRTLLTGTVFCAALAAGASARAESPDDLAPYKMIRSLQFVQDTVVLGDHSAMEMQRFLLTTIDERLRTADPSIFDDPRNVDAALVYAMSGGNPETLQLLLERDVAGHFDSRLTDTLSNYLGGRGSQSVKSLAEIFPEYKRSRVGPYLALVSANSVIRKDPKLALTYFDWARLVAPGTILEEAALRRSISIASEAGWIDKSMAYANRYARRYLRSPYASQFADLFVKLAVDHFDALKQDDILEILSFMDVPRQREVYLRMARLAAISGKNQLASLAAERAQILSGDGESVPKVLADLYSGLASVPSGDVASAMQEIVAIPDDKLSAKDRALKEAARVVAEEVLRAPVASGAQEKAAVPAKAEDPSYEGLSEAEAAADRAMDPRAGAQETPVAVERPEHEKPEQEKQAQQAEAGDDPAFDNFVSTGRSKLDEIDALLKGEGS, from the coding sequence ATGGGTTTCCTCCGGCGCACGCTCCTGACGGGTACGGTTTTCTGCGCGGCGCTTGCCGCCGGCGCGTCGGCGCGTGCCGAAAGCCCGGACGATCTCGCGCCCTACAAGATGATCCGCTCGCTGCAGTTCGTGCAGGACACGGTTGTGCTCGGCGATCATTCGGCGATGGAGATGCAGCGCTTCCTGCTGACCACCATCGACGAGCGGTTGCGCACCGCCGATCCCTCGATCTTCGACGACCCGCGCAATGTGGATGCCGCGCTCGTCTACGCCATGAGCGGCGGCAATCCCGAGACGCTGCAACTGCTGCTGGAGCGGGATGTCGCCGGCCATTTCGATTCCCGTCTGACCGACACGCTGAGCAATTATCTCGGCGGGCGCGGTAGCCAGAGCGTGAAGTCGCTGGCGGAAATCTTCCCGGAATACAAGCGCTCGCGCGTCGGCCCCTATCTGGCGCTCGTCTCGGCCAATTCCGTCATCCGCAAGGATCCGAAGCTGGCGCTGACCTATTTCGACTGGGCGCGCCTCGTGGCGCCCGGAACGATCCTAGAGGAGGCGGCGCTGCGCCGCTCCATCTCCATCGCCAGCGAAGCCGGCTGGATCGACAAGAGCATGGCCTATGCGAACCGCTATGCGCGGCGCTACCTGCGCTCGCCCTATGCCAGCCAGTTCGCCGATCTGTTCGTCAAGCTCGCCGTCGATCACTTCGATGCGCTGAAGCAGGACGACATTCTCGAAATCCTCTCCTTCATGGACGTGCCTCGCCAGCGCGAGGTCTACCTGCGCATGGCGCGGCTGGCGGCAATCTCGGGCAAGAACCAGCTCGCCAGCCTTGCGGCCGAACGCGCGCAGATTCTCTCGGGCGACGGCGAAAGCGTTCCGAAGGTGCTGGCGGACCTCTATTCGGGGCTGGCCTCCGTGCCCTCCGGCGACGTGGCGTCGGCGATGCAGGAAATCGTCGCCATTCCGGACGACAAGCTGTCTGCCAAGGACAGGGCCTTGAAGGAGGCCGCGCGCGTCGTGGCCGAAGAGGTTTTGCGCGCGCCCGTTGCAAGCGGCGCACAGGAAAAGGCGGCCGTGCCCGCGAAGGCCGAGGACCCGTCCTACGAAGGGCTGAGCGAGGCCGAGGCGGCAGCGGACCGGGCGATGGACCCGCGCGCGGGGGCGCAGGAAACGCCGGTCGCCGTCGAGAGGCCGGAGCATGAAAAGCCGGAACAGGAAAAGCAGGCGCAGCAGGCGGAAGCGGGTGACGACCCGGCCTTCGACAATTTCGTGTCGACCGGCCGGTCCAAGCTCGACGAAATCGACGCGCTCTTGAAAGGAGAAGGCAGTTGA
- the rem gene encoding transcriptional activator Rem codes for MIVVVDERELVKDGYTSLFGREGVPSTGFDPREFGEWVNTAADSDIDAVEAFLIGQGQLSMELPRAIRDRSQAPVIAVSDTPSLETTLAFFDSGVDDVVRKPVHPREILARAAAIRRRLKALANYTDIGPIRVFSDGRDPEIQDEVFPLPRRERRILEYLVANRGRRLSKTQIFNAIYGIFDEDVEENVVESHISKLRKKLRKKLGFDPIDSKRFLGYCIDWQG; via the coding sequence ATGATCGTAGTGGTTGATGAGCGCGAGCTCGTTAAGGACGGCTATACTTCTCTTTTTGGTCGCGAGGGCGTGCCCTCGACGGGGTTCGATCCCCGTGAATTCGGCGAGTGGGTCAACACCGCCGCCGATTCGGACATCGACGCGGTCGAAGCATTCCTGATCGGCCAGGGCCAGCTTTCCATGGAGTTGCCGCGGGCCATCCGCGATCGCTCGCAGGCCCCGGTGATCGCGGTCAGCGACACGCCGTCCCTGGAAACCACGCTTGCCTTCTTCGACAGCGGTGTCGACGATGTCGTGCGCAAGCCGGTCCATCCTCGCGAGATTCTGGCCCGTGCGGCGGCCATCCGGCGTCGCCTGAAGGCGCTCGCCAACTACACCGATATCGGCCCGATCCGCGTCTTCTCGGACGGCCGCGATCCGGAAATCCAGGACGAGGTCTTCCCCCTGCCGCGCCGCGAGCGCCGCATTCTGGAGTATTTGGTCGCCAACCGCGGTCGCCGTCTTTCCAAGACCCAGATCTTCAACGCGATCTACGGCATCTTCGATGAGGACGTCGAGGAGAACGTCGTGGAAAGCCACATCAGCAAGCTGCGCAAGAAGCTGCGCAAGAAGCTCGGCTTCGACCCGATCGATTCCAAGCGCTTCCTTGGCTACTGCATCGACTGGCAGGGCTGA
- a CDS encoding flagellin N-terminal helical domain-containing protein — translation MTSILTNSAAMAALQTLRSIDNGLETTQARVSSGLRVETASDNAAYWSIATTMRSDNRALSTVADALGLGAAKVDTAYAAMASAIETVKEIKAKLVAAYGVGTDRAKIQEEITQLQNQLRSISESASFSGENWLQGVISNGATPPVERPITKQVVASFIRTSSGQVAVTTVDYPLDSKTVLFDQSGGKFGVLDKEAGFLSEKEVAVSIEETDGGGDVATKKYAVASYTNADLAVKGPTTGSDPRVYEVAGEFYLKIADDSWIEVTTTDPSINGGTTTAAYDNGTPYYAVAAAANDMETRSLGFSVATLDINKLLDLATTMGGMTGENYVEVDVLDVMTRFVDQQLLAMTSAASSLGSIQSRIGLQEDFVATLVDVIDKGIGRLVDADMNEESTRLKALQTQQQLGIQSLSIANSSAENILQLFRQ, via the coding sequence ATGACCAGCATTTTGACCAACTCCGCCGCCATGGCGGCGCTGCAGACCTTGCGCAGCATCGACAACGGCCTCGAAACCACCCAGGCGCGCGTTTCCTCGGGCCTGCGCGTCGAGACCGCCTCCGACAACGCCGCCTACTGGTCGATCGCGACGACGATGCGCTCCGACAACCGCGCCCTTTCCACGGTGGCCGATGCGCTCGGCCTCGGCGCCGCGAAGGTCGACACCGCCTATGCCGCGATGGCAAGCGCGATCGAGACGGTGAAGGAGATCAAGGCCAAGCTCGTCGCTGCCTACGGCGTCGGCACGGACCGCGCCAAGATCCAGGAAGAGATCACGCAGCTCCAGAACCAGCTTCGCAGCATCTCCGAATCGGCCTCCTTCTCCGGCGAGAACTGGCTGCAGGGCGTCATCAGCAACGGCGCCACGCCGCCCGTCGAGCGGCCGATCACCAAGCAGGTCGTCGCCTCCTTCATCCGCACCTCTTCCGGCCAGGTCGCCGTCACGACGGTGGACTATCCGCTCGATTCCAAGACGGTTCTGTTCGACCAGAGCGGCGGCAAGTTCGGCGTCCTCGACAAGGAAGCCGGTTTCCTCTCGGAAAAGGAAGTGGCCGTCTCCATTGAGGAAACGGATGGCGGCGGGGATGTCGCGACGAAGAAATATGCCGTCGCCAGCTACACCAATGCGGACCTTGCCGTGAAGGGACCGACGACGGGGAGCGATCCGCGCGTCTACGAGGTCGCCGGCGAATTCTATCTGAAGATTGCCGACGATAGCTGGATCGAGGTCACGACGACCGATCCGAGCATCAACGGGGGCACCACGACCGCGGCCTATGACAACGGTACGCCCTATTATGCGGTCGCCGCTGCCGCGAACGACATGGAAACCCGCTCCCTCGGCTTCTCCGTCGCCACGCTCGACATCAACAAGCTGCTCGATCTCGCCACCACGATGGGCGGCATGACGGGCGAGAATTATGTCGAGGTCGACGTGCTCGACGTGATGACGCGCTTCGTCGACCAGCAGCTCCTCGCCATGACGAGCGCGGCCTCCTCGCTCGGTTCGATCCAGAGCCGCATCGGCCTGCAGGAGGATTTCGTCGCCACGCTCGTCGACGTGATCGACAAGGGTATCGGCCGTCTGGTCGATGCGGACATGAACGAGGAATCCACGCGGCTCAAGGCCCTGCAGACCCAGCAGCAGCTTGGCATCCAGTCCCTCTCGATCGCCAATTCGAGCGCCGAGAACATTCTCCAGCTCTTCCGCCAGTAA
- a CDS encoding beta strand repeat-containing protein, with the protein MTSIISNLTASQIKNLATATIQTLNTEDVAALTSDKVAALSSAQLNAFTSTSLVSFTSGQISAISATALKGLSAAQMAALDSGHIAGLTAKQAASLTSAQVATFTTDEVSALSATQIASLGYDVFTTFDSAEIALFTTDEVAAISDKAIAGLTTATVASLATDKLAALTTKQVAALSSGQLNALTSAQITSLGTDKIAALTAKQLAGVSAGQIANLSTGQVASLGAKQIAAFTTAQAAALNTAQVAALTSTQVAALGAAALKTIDSAELALFSTDELAAISDKAIAGLETAALASLTTDKLAALNTKQVAALSSAQLGALSSAQLNSFSSDKLAALSAKQLAGLSTGQVAGLSTGQVASLGAKQIAALTTAQAAALSTAQVEALTSTQIAALSAAALKTIDSAELALFSTDELAAISDKAIAGLETAALASLTTDKLAALNTKQVAALSSAQLGALSSAQLNSLSSDKLGALSAKQLAGLTTGQIAGLSTGQIASLGAKQVAALTTAQAAALSTAQVEALTSSQIASLGAAALKTIDSAELALFSTGELAAISDKAIAGLETAALASLTTDKLAALNTKQVAALSSAQLGALSSAQINSLSSDKLGALSAKQIAGLTTSQIAGLSTGQIASLGAKQVAALTTAQAAALSTAQVEALTSSQIAGLGAAALKTIDSAELALFSTDELAAISDKAIAGLETAALASLTTDKLAALNTKQVAALSSAQLGALSSAQLNSLSSDKLGALSAKQLAGLTTGQIAGLSTGQIASLGAKQVAALTTAQAAALSTAQVEALTSSQIASLGAAALKTIDSAELALFSTGELAAISDKAIAGLETAALASLTTDKLAALNTKQVAALSSAQLGALSSAQINSLSSDKLGALSAKQIAGLTIGQIAGLSTGQIASLGAKQVAAFTTAQAAALSTAQVEALTSSQIAGLGAAALKTIDSAELALFATDELAAISDKAIAGLETAALASLTTDKLAALNTKQVAALSSAQLGALSSAQLNSLSSDKLGALSAKQLAGLTTGQIAGLSTGQIASLGAKQVAALTTAQAAALSTDQVEALTSSQIASLGAAALKTIDSAELALFSTGELAAISDKAIAGLETAALAGLTTDKLAALNTKQVAALSSAQLGALSSTQLNSLSSDKLAALSAKQLTGLTTGQVASLSTTQVAALDAKQLNGLSSNQVAALSSTQVEALNSTQIAGLTAAVLQALSSDEIKSFTTDELAAISAKAIAGLATEDILALSSAQVRALKAEQIAAMNTAQVEAIIQAYKTV; encoded by the coding sequence ATGACTTCAATTATTTCCAATCTGACCGCCAGCCAGATCAAGAATCTCGCCACGGCGACGATCCAGACGCTTAACACCGAAGACGTCGCGGCCTTGACCTCCGATAAGGTCGCCGCACTCTCGTCCGCACAGCTCAACGCCTTCACCTCGACCAGCCTGGTCTCCTTCACCTCCGGCCAGATCAGCGCGATCAGCGCGACGGCGCTGAAGGGCCTGAGCGCCGCTCAGATGGCCGCTCTCGATTCCGGCCACATCGCCGGCCTGACGGCCAAGCAGGCCGCTTCGCTCACCAGCGCGCAGGTCGCCACCTTCACGACCGACGAGGTCAGCGCGCTCTCTGCGACGCAGATCGCTTCCCTCGGCTATGACGTCTTCACGACCTTCGATTCGGCCGAAATCGCCCTGTTCACCACGGACGAGGTGGCCGCCATCTCCGACAAGGCCATCGCCGGCCTCACCACCGCCACCGTCGCAAGCCTGGCCACCGACAAGCTCGCCGCGCTGACCACCAAGCAGGTCGCCGCCCTCTCCTCGGGCCAGCTCAACGCGCTGACCAGCGCCCAGATCACGTCGCTCGGCACGGACAAGATCGCGGCCCTCACGGCCAAGCAGCTTGCGGGCGTCAGCGCCGGCCAGATCGCCAACCTCAGCACGGGTCAGGTCGCTTCGCTCGGCGCCAAGCAGATCGCCGCCTTCACCACCGCGCAGGCCGCCGCCCTGAACACCGCCCAGGTTGCTGCCCTCACCTCCACGCAGGTCGCCGCCCTCGGCGCCGCTGCCCTCAAGACCATCGACTCCGCGGAACTGGCCCTGTTCTCCACCGACGAACTGGCCGCCATCTCCGACAAGGCCATCGCAGGTCTCGAAACCGCCGCCCTCGCAAGCCTGACCACCGACAAGCTCGCCGCCCTCAACACCAAGCAGGTCGCAGCCCTCTCGTCGGCTCAGCTCGGCGCTCTCAGCAGCGCACAGCTCAACTCGTTCAGCTCCGATAAGCTTGCCGCCCTTTCGGCCAAGCAGCTTGCAGGCCTCAGCACCGGTCAGGTCGCTGGTCTCAGCACCGGACAAGTCGCCTCGCTCGGCGCAAAGCAGATCGCCGCCCTGACGACGGCGCAGGCCGCCGCTCTCAGCACGGCTCAGGTCGAGGCCCTGACCTCCACGCAGATCGCCGCTCTCAGCGCCGCCGCTCTGAAGACCATCGACTCTGCGGAACTGGCCCTGTTCTCCACCGACGAACTGGCTGCCATCTCCGACAAGGCCATCGCAGGTCTCGAAACCGCTGCCCTTGCCAGCCTGACCACCGACAAGCTCGCCGCCCTCAACACCAAGCAGGTCGCAGCCCTCTCGTCGGCGCAGCTCGGCGCCCTCAGCAGCGCACAGCTCAACTCGCTCAGCTCCGACAAGCTCGGCGCGCTGTCCGCAAAGCAGCTTGCAGGCCTGACCACCGGCCAGATTGCCGGCCTCAGCACCGGCCAGATCGCCTCGCTCGGCGCCAAGCAGGTTGCTGCGCTGACGACGGCACAGGCCGCCGCCCTGAGCACCGCTCAGGTCGAGGCTCTGACGTCCTCGCAGATCGCCAGCCTCGGCGCTGCTGCCCTCAAGACCATCGACTCCGCGGAACTGGCCCTGTTCTCTACCGGCGAACTGGCCGCCATCTCCGACAAGGCGATTGCCGGCCTTGAAACCGCTGCCCTTGCCAGCCTGACCACCGACAAGCTCGCCGCCCTGAACACCAAGCAGGTCGCGGCCCTCTCGTCGGCACAGCTCGGCGCCCTCAGCAGCGCTCAGATCAACTCGCTCAGCTCCGACAAGCTCGGCGCGCTGTCCGCCAAGCAGATCGCAGGCCTGACCACCAGTCAGATCGCAGGCCTCAGCACCGGACAGATCGCTTCGCTCGGCGCCAAGCAGGTTGCCGCCCTGACGACGGCACAGGCCGCCGCCCTCAGCACGGCGCAGGTCGAGGCCCTCACTTCCTCGCAGATCGCCGGCCTCGGCGCCGCTGCCCTCAAGACCATCGACTCTGCGGAACTGGCCCTGTTCTCCACCGACGAACTGGCCGCCATCTCCGACAAGGCCATCGCAGGTCTCGAAACCGCAGCCCTTGCCAGCCTGACCACCGACAAGCTCGCCGCCCTGAATACCAAGCAGGTCGCCGCCCTCTCCTCGGCCCAGCTCGGCGCTCTCAGCAGCGCACAGCTCAACTCGCTCAGCTCCGACAAGCTCGGCGCGCTGTCCGCAAAGCAGCTTGCAGGCCTGACCACCGGCCAGATTGCCGGCCTCAGCACCGGACAGATCGCCTCGCTCGGCGCAAAGCAGGTTGCTGCGCTGACGACGGCACAGGCCGCCGCCCTCAGCACCGCTCAGGTCGAAGCCCTCACTTCCTCGCAGATCGCCAGCCTCGGCGCGGCTGCCCTCAAGACCATCGACTCCGCGGAACTGGCCCTGTTCTCCACCGGCGAACTGGCCGCCATCTCCGACAAGGCGATTGCAGGTCTCGAAACCGCTGCTCTGGCAAGCCTGACCACCGACAAGCTCGCGGCCCTCAACACCAAGCAGGTCGCAGCCCTCTCGTCAGCTCAGCTCGGCGCTCTCAGCAGCGCTCAGATCAACTCGCTCAGCTCCGACAAGCTCGGCGCGCTGTCCGCAAAGCAGATCGCAGGCCTGACCATCGGTCAGATCGCCGGCCTCAGCACCGGCCAGATCGCTTCGCTCGGCGCAAAGCAGGTTGCGGCCTTCACCACCGCACAGGCCGCAGCCCTCAGCACGGCGCAGGTCGAGGCCCTCACTTCATCGCAGATCGCCGGCCTCGGCGCCGCTGCCCTCAAGACCATCGACTCTGCGGAACTGGCTCTGTTCGCCACCGACGAACTGGCCGCCATCTCCGACAAGGCGATTGCAGGTCTCGAAACCGCTGCCCTCGCAAGCCTGACCACCGACAAGCTCGCTGCGCTCAACACCAAGCAGGTCGCAGCCCTTTCGTCGGCGCAGCTCGGCGCCCTCAGCAGCGCACAGCTCAACTCGCTCAGCTCCGACAAGCTCGGCGCGCTGTCCGCCAAGCAGCTTGCAGGCCTGACCACCGGTCAGATTGCAGGCCTCAGCACCGGCCAGATCGCCTCGCTCGGCGCCAAGCAGGTTGCCGCCCTGACGACGGCACAGGCCGCCGCCCTCAGCACCGATCAGGTCGAGGCTCTGACGTCCTCGCAGATTGCCAGCCTCGGCGCTGCCGCCCTCAAGACCATCGACTCCGCGGAACTGGCCCTGTTCTCCACCGGTGAACTGGCCGCCATCTCCGACAAGGCGATCGCAGGTCTTGAAACCGCTGCCCTCGCAGGCCTGACCACCGACAAGCTCGCGGCCCTGAATACCAAGCAGGTCGCAGCCCTCTCGTCGGCACAGCTCGGCGCTCTCAGCAGCACCCAGCTCAACTCGCTCAGCTCCGACAAGCTCGCGGCCCTCTCGGCCAAGCAGCTTACGGGCCTGACGACCGGCCAGGTCGCATCGCTCAGCACCACGCAGGTTGCGGCTCTCGACGCCAAGCAGCTCAACGGTCTCAGCTCCAACCAGGTCGCGGCCCTCTCCTCGACCCAGGTCGAGGCGCTCAACAGCACGCAGATCGCCGGCCTCACCGCCGCCGTCCTGCAGGCTCTGAGCTCGGACGAGATCAAGAGCTTCACCACCGACGAACTGGCCGCCATCAGCGCCAAGGCGATTGCCGGCCTTGCCACGGAAGACATCCTTGCCCTGAGCTCCGCCCAGGTCCGGGCCCTGAAGGCCGAGCAGATCGCCGCGATGAACACGGCGCAGGTCGAAGCCATCATCCAGGCCTACAAGACGGTCTAA